The Glycine soja cultivar W05 chromosome 8, ASM419377v2, whole genome shotgun sequence genome has a window encoding:
- the LOC114422750 gene encoding AUGMIN subunit 5-like, whose translation MQSAASSSPSPEAILEWLHKEMGYRPLGTYAAGKSHLPSVDSIRRICRGNMIPVLNFLVTRAKSEKTVRNIRRNITVHGGADGAGEAKEEVRGKGARKKERSLAAVVDGSETATTREAALQERDLAAKEVERLRNVVRRQKKDLRARMLEVSREEAERKRMLDERANYRHKQVMLEAYDRQCDEAAKIFAEYHKRLCYYVNQAMDSQRSGVDSSVEMAKSEKEAVYSTVKGSKSADDVILIETTREKNIRKACESLVDHMVEKIRSSFPAYEGSGIHLNPQTETAKLGFDFDGQIPDEVRTVIVNCLKSPPQLLQAITAYTLRLKSLISREIEKIDVRADAETLRYKYENNIVMDVSSSDGSSPLQYQLYGNGKIGVDVPPGGSQNQLLDRQKAHVQQFLATEDALNKAAEARDMCEKLMKRLHGGTDVSSRSLGIGSNSQNVGSLRQLELDVWAKEREVAGLKASLNTLMSEIQRLNKLCAERKEAEDSLKKKWKKIEEFDARRSELETIYTALLKANMDAASFWSQQPLTAREYALSTIIPACAAVAEASNNAKDLIEKEVSTFYRSPDNSLYMLPSSPQALLEAMGASGPPGQEAVANAEISAAILTARAGARDPSAIPSICRVSAALHYPAGLEGSDAGLASVLESLEFCLKLRGSEASVLEDLLRAINLVYIRRDLVQSGEALLNHANLVQQEYEKTTKFCLSKADEQEKTIMEEWLPELKNAVLSAQQSLEDCKYVRGLLDEWWEQPASTVVDWVTVDGQNVTAWHNHVKQLLAFCDKELL comes from the exons atgcagAGCGCAGCGTCATCATCGCCGTCGCCGGAGGCCATTCTGGAATGGCTGCACAAAGAAATGGGCTACCGTCCGCTCGGCACCTACGCCGCCGGCAAGTCTCACCTGCCGTCCGTCGACTCCATCCGCCGGATTTGCCGCGGCAACATGATTCCGGTCTTGAACTTCCTCGTCACCCGCGCCAAGTCCGAGAAGACCGTGCGGAACATCCGCCGGAACATCACCGTGCACGGCGGCGCAGACGGCGCCGGAGAGGCGAAGGAGGAGGTCAGGGGGAAGGGCGCGAGGAAGAAGGAGAGGTCGCTGGCCGCCGTCGTCGATGGTTCCGAGACGGCGACGACGAGGGAGGCGGCGCTGCAGGAGCGGGATTTGGCCGCGAAAGAGGTGGAGAGGCTGAGGAACGTTGTGAGGAGGCAGAAGAAGGATTTGAGAGCGAGGATGCTCGAGGTTTCCAGGGAGGAGGCTGAAAGGAAGAGAATGCTCGATGAACGAGCCAATTACAG GCATAAGCAAGTGATGTTGGAGGCCTATGATCGACAATGTGATGAGGCTGCAAAAATATTTGCTGAATATCATAAACGTCTCTGTTACTATGTAAATCAAGCGATGGATTCTCAAAGATCGGGTGTGGATTCTTCTGTTGAAATGGCCAAAAGTGAGAAGGAAGCTGTTTATTCTACTGTTAAGGGCAGTAAATCTGCAGATGATGTCATTCTCATTGAAACCACGAGGGAAAAGAATATTAGAAAGGCCTGTGAATCTCTTGTAGACCACATGGTGGAAAAAATACGGAGTTCTTTTCCCGCTTATGAAGGAAGTGGCATTCATTTAAATCCTCAAACAGAAACAGCAAAATTGGGGTTTGACTTTGATGGGCAAATTCCTGATGAGGTCAGAACTGTTATTGTAAATTGCCTAAAGAGTCCTCCCCAATTGCTTCAGGCAATTACTGCATACACTTTGCGGCTGAAAAGTCTAATCTCcagagaaatagagaaaattGATGTTAGAGCCGATGCAGAGACCTTGAG GtacaaatatgaaaataacattGTTATGGATGTTTCGTCATCTGATGGGAGCTCTCCTCTACAGTATCAACTTTATGGCAATGGAAAGATTGGGGTTGATGTGCCTCCAGGAGGGAGTCAAAATCAGCTTCTTGATAGACAG AAAGCTCATGTTCAACAATTTTTGGCTACTGAAGATGCACTAAACAAGGCTGCAGAAGCAAGGGATATGTGTGAAAAACTTATGAAACGTTTGCATGGAGGCACTGATGTTTCATCACGCTCACTTGGTATTGGAAGTAACTCCCAAAATGTTGGAAGTCTCAGGCAACTTGAg CTAGATGTTTGGGCCAAGGAAAGAGAAGTTGCTGGTTTAAAGGCAAGCTTAAATACCTTAATGTCTGAAATACAACGCTTGAATAAATTGTGTGCCGAGAGGAAAGAAGCTGAAGATTCTCtaaagaaaaaatggaaaaagattGAAGAGTTTGATGCTCGTAGATCAGAACTTGAGACTATATATACGGCACTCCTTAAAGCAAACATG GATGCTGCTTCATTTTGGAGTCAGCAACCATTAACTGCAAGGGAGTATGCTTTGAGCACTATAATTCCAGCATGTGCTGCTGTTGCTGAGGCTTCAAATAACGCAAAGGATCTCATTGAGAAAGAAGTGTCTACATTTTATCGAAGTCCAGATAATAGTCTCTACATGCTTCCTTCTTCCCCACAG GCACTGCTTGAGGCCATGGGTGCTAGTGGACCACCTGGCCAGGAAGCAGTTGCAAATGCAGAAATAAGTGCAGCTATTTTGACAGCAAGAGCTGGTGCTCGGGATCCATCAGCAATTCCATCAATATGTCGCGTTTCAGCTGCACTTCACTATCCTGCTG GCTTGGAGGGTTCAGATGCAGGTCTAGCATCTGTGCTGGAGTCCCTGGAGTTCTGTTTGAAACTTCGTGGTTCTGAAGCTAGTGTGTTGGAAGATTTATTAAGGGCTATTAATCTTGTCTATATTAGACGGGATCTTGTTCAAAGTGGTGAAGCCTTGTTGAATCATGCCAACCTCGTTCAACAAGAATATGAAAA GACAACAAAATTTTGTTTGAGTAAGGCTGACGAACAGGAGAAAACTATCATGGAAGAATGGTTGCCCGAACTTAAGAATGCTGTTTTGAGTGCTCAGCAGAGCTTGGAAGATTGCAAATATGTCAGGGGTTTG CTTGATGAGTGGTGGGAGCAGCCAGCATCGACAGTTGTTGACTGGGTAACAGTGGATGGGCAAAATGTAACTGCCTGGCATAATCATGTGAAACAGCTTCTTGCATTTTGTGACAAGGAGCTATTGTGA
- the LOC114424473 gene encoding 36.4 kDa proline-rich protein-like yields MSWFLVTLFLSLTFGTTHSETSHHKKLPSAVVVGTVYCDTCFQQDFSMGNHFISGASVAVECKDGYGRSKPRFRKEVKTDEHGEFKVQLPFSVSKHVKRIKGCTVKLINSSEPYCAVASAATSSSLRLKSRKQGQHIFSAGFFSFKPLRQPNLCNQKPSIQNIKGLDYVKHIFPPKIDPSFPPPLQDPKTPGGLLPPIPGLPDLPPLLPPLPLLPPLSGILSPLVPAGITNEFPNVQPSDQKLVDPNNLIFPPNPFQPTPSVPNPLQQPPLIPNPLEPSGPSPLVPNPFQPPSSATSPPLFPFPTVPGLTPSPPSLALPIPFPPLFPPPSSPGTPSASSAKNASP; encoded by the exons ATGTCTTGGTTCCTTGTAACACTATTTCTCAGTCTCACATTTGGTACAACTCATTCTGAGACTAGTCACCACAAGAAACTTCCCTCTGCTGTTGTGGTTGGCACTGTTTACTGTGATACATGCTTCCAACAGGATTTCTCCATGGGAAACCACTTCATTTCAG GGGCATCAGTTGCTGTAGAATGCAAAGATGGATATGGGAGGTCAAAGCCAAGGTTTAGGAAAGAAGTGAAGACAGATGAGCATGGGGAGTTCAAAGTGCAGTTGCCCTTCTCAGTGAGCAAACATGTGAAAAGAATAAAAGGATGCACtgtgaaattaataaatagcAGTGAGCCTTATTGTGCTGTGGCCTCAGCAGCTACTTCTTCCTCACTGCGCCTCAAGTCCAGAAAGCAAGGACAACACATATTCTCAGCTGGCTTTTTCTCATTCAAGCCTCTTAGACAGCCAAATCTCTGCAACCAAAAACCAAGCATTCAAAACATCAAGGGCCTTGATTATGTGAAACACATATTTCCTCCAAAAATAGATCCATCGTTTCCTCCTCCACTTCAGGATCCAAAAACACCAGGTGGTCTTCTTCCTCCCATTCCTGGATTACCCGACCTCCCACCATTGTTGCCTCCACTCCCTCTTTTGCCACCCCTTTCAGGAATATTGTCACCACTAGTCCCTGCAGGAATCACTAATGAGTTCCCAAATGTTCAGCCTTCAGATCAGAAACTAGTTGACCCTAATAACCTCATATTTCCTCCTAACCCATTTCAACCAACACCCTCAGTCCCCAACCCTCTTCAGCAACCTCCTCTAATTCCTAACCCATTAGAGCCATCAGGCCCATCACCACTTGTTCCTAACCCATTCCAGCCTCCCTCATCAGCAACATCACCACCACTGTTTCCATTCCCAACAGTGCCAGGTTTAACTCCATCTCCACCATCACTAGCTCTTCCCATTCCTTTTCCTCCATTATTCCCTCCACCTAGCAGCCCTGGCACACCCTCTGCTTCCTCTGCAAAGAATGCTTCTCCTTAA